Genomic segment of Pyxicephalus adspersus unplaced genomic scaffold, UCB_Pads_2.0 Sca54, whole genome shotgun sequence:
AGGTAGGTAAGGGAAGTAAGCCATGTTCACAGATAAGTATCCACAGGGTCTAATCACTTGCTTTAAGCAGTGCCACTTTTTTGCCGCATACGGTTCCTGGTTGGCTCGGTGAACACGAGGGGCTCCTGGACTACTGTGGCAGGGTAATGCTTTCCAACAAGTTCCACTTCAAGTTTCTGTCCTTCTTTACTCAGCTCTATAGGTACATAGGCAAAAGCTAGACTTTTGTCAGTGTTGTAGCTGTAGGTCCCTGATGTAGTGTTGccaataacctgaaaaaaaaaagatttttatattcaATTAAAACCAAGTTTACCCAATCCATAGTCCTACTCATTAACACAATACAACAGCATTTTATTaactctatttctttttttatatagtctGCATATGACTTTGAACACTTGAAATTTCCTTTGATCCATAAAAGCAGGCACTGAAGTTTCCAGACTGAAGTTAGAAAATCATCTTTAATTATCTTAGCAATCTATCCTGCTCTAGTAGTTGGTTCTACACTGTGAACAGCATTTACCAGAGCTAGGCAGATGTGTCACATTGCCAAGTGATTCACCCTTTACCTGTCACAGCATGCTGTGTCCAACAAGGTTAAACACAATGTGAATAATGTGTGGTGGTAATAGAAAGTACATACAGTATAATCTGAGCATATTGTCCTATCTTATCTTTCAAATGTGATTTTTCAAACAATCCGGCAATAACAGGTTTTCACTTATAAGAAGCCACCTTTACACTAGGTGGATAAGTAAAAGAACAATGTGATCTTCCTTAGAGAGATAGGTGGATAAGTAATTAAAAGGAAATTCATTCACTTATATAAAACCACCACATCCAAAGATACATATAACCTTTTTCATGATAATAGGTAGTTATATCCTGGAGGCCCAGGCCTAATTGAGCACCATTAGTATGCATCAACCCATTGACTATgactctatgggctctatttataataaaggGAAAATGATATTCCCTTaaccattccctggtgggaatccatTAACAGTCAGctagaagattttaaaaataaggtTCAATGTTCCTCCCCTAGGTTTGCTTTCATTACCACTCCTAAGAATTTAGTTAATACCTATGTTTGTTTATTCTGTACCTCAATATCATTATAGAATCTACAAACATATTTCCATGTGGATAAATTATGATTCTGTCATCTGACTGTGACTCACTGCTACATGAATTGTTCCACTGACATTACTATGTAAATGTTCCACTGAGACCCAAAAGGTTCCTCTTGaccacacatttatttaaaatgccaataaaaatgctATTATGAACATTATTAACCCGAAACATAAATATGATCATTTACGTGGACCAGATCttggaatataataaaatgaataagtgCAGCTTTTCCTGATAACATTTAGCCTGTATTTGGGGGAAAAGGATGACTTTTTGTTTGTGTACTGTAGCGAGAGgtggtttttaaagtttttctgtgGGATCCTGGACCAGTATGTATCAAGAGAGAATTAGGTTGATTTTGGAGCAAATGTGCCAAATTTGCTGTCTAGGAAACTTTCAgagaaatattcttttttctgtaGTGGGTGGAGGTATATGAGGGTATTGTGGTTTATTTAAATTAGggcaaaaatgttgcttttttagcACTTGCATTACCCTAGCAGGCTCCCCCTACCATTAGAAAAATGCTTGCccaaaattttctttattaaaaattttttgatAGATGCTGTTTATGGCACAATAACATGTGCAAGATAGGGGCTTCGATTAGCCTTCCATGGGCCTTTTTTCAAGCCCATTGCACACCTACAAAGCACCAGAAACTCCCCTAATTTTGCTTTCTGCATTTGTTTCAACAAAATAATGGAATTTTGACAAAATCTAAAAGTGAAAACCCTCATTTACAATGCACAGCATCTTGTACGAAAATGAATATAACTGTTTTGTATCTTACATACATCTGCCATGTGACACGATTATAAAATGCTGCAATCACTCATCCTGCTCTCAGTTCAGGTTTCCTCATTGTAGCAGGAAAAGATTTCCAATCCACTT
This window contains:
- the LOC140344825 gene encoding dimethylglycine dehydrogenase, mitochondrial-like: MNCDTNPLEAGLQYFIKLNKQADFIGKQALQKIKASGLRRKLVYLTLETDNVDPEGNESIWHSGKVIGNTTSGTYSYNTDKSLAFAYVPIELSKEGQKLEVELVGKHYPATVVQEPLVFTEPTRNRMRQKSGTA